A genomic segment from Arcobacter acticola encodes:
- a CDS encoding peroxiredoxin → MLVTKKAPDFTATAVLADGQIVENFNLYENIGEKGAVLFFYPLDFTFVCPSEIIAFSKRIEDFTSRGVSVIGCSVDSQFSHFAWRETPVENGGIGRVKFPLVADLSKSISRDYDVLFGESVALRGSFLIDSDGTVRHAVINDLPLGRNIDEMIRMVDTMIFTNEHGEVCPAGWVKGDEGMKASTAGVAEYLGKNEGKL, encoded by the coding sequence ATGTTAGTAACAAAGAAAGCTCCAGATTTTACAGCAACAGCTGTACTTGCAGATGGTCAAATTGTAGAAAATTTTAACTTATATGAAAACATTGGGGAAAAAGGTGCAGTATTATTTTTCTATCCATTAGATTTCACTTTTGTTTGTCCATCAGAAATCATTGCATTCTCAAAAAGAATTGAAGATTTTACATCAAGAGGTGTATCAGTAATAGGTTGTTCAGTAGATTCTCAATTCTCTCACTTTGCATGGAGAGAAACTCCTGTTGAAAATGGTGGAATTGGAAGAGTTAAATTCCCATTAGTAGCTGACCTTTCAAAATCAATTTCAAGAGATTATGATGTATTGTTTGGTGAATCAGTAGCATTAAGAGGATCATTTTTAATAGATTCAGATGGAACAGTAAGACATGCAGTAATCAATGACTTACCACTAGGAAGAAATATTGATGAAATGATTAGAATGGTAGATACAATGATTTTTACAAATGAGCATGGTGAAGTATGTCCAGCTGGTTGGGTAAAAGGTGACGAAGGAATGAAAGCTTCTACTGCTGGTGTTGCTGAGTACTTAGGTAAAAACGAAGGAAAATTATAA
- a CDS encoding beta-ketoacyl-ACP synthase III: protein MTYAAFRSIGAYIPPKIMTNADFEKIIDTSDEWITKRTGIKERRISEVDEASSDLGARAAKLAIERAGIAYEDVDLVICATVTPDFLCMPSTACLIAAKVGLPPVMAFDISAACTGFVYAVSIAKAFIESGMKKNVLIVGAETYTSILDYTDRGTCFIFGDGAGAAIISATDNKDEAIIDVNCSSDGNYEDLIKTPGGGSKHPCSTEVLENKMACIKMKGNETFKLAVKTLTSDVQVMMKKHNLSNEDINHFIPHQANLRIIKAVGEALGFNDEQTVVTVHKYGNTSAASIPMAMNHAYEEGRIKAGDTILFDAFGGGLTWGSALFKFAPKK, encoded by the coding sequence ATGACATATGCAGCTTTTAGATCTATTGGAGCTTATATTCCTCCAAAGATTATGACAAATGCAGATTTTGAAAAAATTATTGATACAAGTGATGAGTGGATTACAAAAAGAACTGGTATTAAAGAAAGAAGAATTTCTGAAGTTGATGAAGCTTCATCTGATTTAGGAGCAAGAGCAGCAAAACTTGCAATAGAACGAGCTGGAATTGCATATGAAGATGTTGATTTAGTAATTTGTGCCACGGTTACTCCTGATTTTTTATGTATGCCATCAACGGCATGTTTAATTGCAGCAAAAGTAGGATTACCTCCTGTTATGGCCTTTGACATTAGTGCTGCATGTACTGGATTTGTATATGCTGTTTCAATTGCTAAAGCATTTATTGAATCTGGTATGAAAAAAAATGTACTAATTGTTGGTGCTGAAACATATACATCTATTTTAGATTATACAGACAGAGGTACATGTTTTATTTTCGGAGATGGAGCAGGTGCTGCTATCATTTCTGCTACAGATAATAAAGATGAAGCTATTATTGATGTTAATTGTTCAAGTGATGGTAATTATGAAGATTTAATTAAAACTCCAGGTGGAGGAAGTAAACATCCTTGTTCAACTGAAGTTTTAGAAAATAAAATGGCATGTATAAAAATGAAAGGTAACGAAACTTTCAAACTTGCTGTTAAAACATTAACATCAGATGTTCAAGTAATGATGAAAAAACATAATCTATCAAATGAGGATATAAATCACTTTATTCCTCATCAAGCAAACCTTAGAATCATAAAAGCTGTAGGTGAAGCTTTAGGATTTAATGATGAGCAAACTGTTGTTACTGTACACAAATACGGTAATACATCAGCAGCATCAATTCCTATGGCTATGAATCATGCATATGAAGAAGGTAGAATAAAAGCAGGTGATACTATACTTTTTGACGCCTTCGGTGGTGGATTGACTTGGGGCTCTGCTCTATTTAAATTCGCACCAAAGAAATAG
- a CDS encoding aminodeoxychorismate synthase component I, with protein MSIDLIKEKLNKFGSKKEPFLFVLSYNLEEFYIEKLSELPNNIRFELNSKEHHKSKINKKYKLEKFPISFDEYKKKFDYIQEQIKSGNSYLLNLTAQTKIKSTLTLDEIYDSVSAKFKLRFQNIKDDFVCFSPERFIEIKKNKIYTYPMKGTIDASITNAQARILGDLKEMAEHTMVVDLLRNDLGIVSSKVRVNKFRFCEKINAGDKKLLQVSSKISAHLEENWNERIGDILTSILPAGSITGTPKKSTVEILDNIEKYERGFYTGIFGVYDGVNLDSSVMIRFIEKNQNGETFYKSGGGITCDSNASLEYQELIDKIYLPL; from the coding sequence TTGAGTATAGATTTAATAAAAGAAAAATTAAATAAATTTGGTTCAAAAAAAGAACCATTTTTATTTGTTTTATCTTATAACTTAGAAGAGTTTTATATTGAAAAACTCTCAGAACTTCCAAATAATATTAGATTTGAGTTAAACTCAAAAGAACATCATAAATCTAAAATAAATAAAAAATATAAACTAGAAAAATTCCCAATATCTTTTGATGAATACAAAAAAAAGTTTGATTATATTCAAGAGCAAATAAAAAGTGGAAATTCATATCTTTTAAATCTAACTGCTCAAACAAAAATAAAAAGTACTTTAACTTTGGATGAAATATATGATAGTGTTAGTGCAAAGTTTAAACTAAGATTTCAAAATATTAAAGATGATTTCGTTTGTTTTTCACCTGAGCGGTTTATTGAAATTAAAAAAAATAAAATTTATACTTATCCAATGAAAGGCACCATTGATGCTTCAATTACAAATGCACAAGCTAGAATATTAGGTGATTTAAAAGAAATGGCTGAGCATACAATGGTTGTTGATTTATTAAGGAATGACTTGGGAATAGTATCTTCAAAAGTAAGAGTAAATAAATTTAGATTTTGTGAGAAAATAAATGCAGGGGATAAAAAACTTTTACAAGTAAGCTCTAAAATATCAGCTCATTTAGAAGAAAATTGGAATGAGAGAATAGGGGATATTTTAACTTCTATTTTACCAGCTGGCTCAATTACAGGAACTCCAAAGAAAAGCACTGTAGAAATTTTGGATAATATTGAAAAATATGAAAGAGGTTTTTATACGGGAATTTTTGGTGTTTATGATGGAGTGAATTTAGATTCTTCTGTTATGATAAGATTTATTGAAAAAAATCAAAATGGAGAAACTTTTTATAAAAGTGGTGGTGGAATTACTTGTGATTCAAATGCTTCTTTAGAATATCAAGAGCTTATAGATAAAATTTATTTACCCCTTTAA
- the rpmF gene encoding 50S ribosomal protein L32 has product MAVPKRRVSHTRAAKRRTHYKITLKKPVKDVDGTWKMPHMVNPTTGEYKN; this is encoded by the coding sequence ATGGCAGTACCTAAGAGAAGAGTATCTCATACTAGAGCAGCAAAGAGAAGAACTCACTATAAAATAACATTAAAAAAACCTGTTAAAGACGTTGATGGAACTTGGAAGATGCCTCATATGGTTAATCCAACTACTGGTGAATACAAAAACTAA
- the ndk gene encoding nucleoside-diphosphate kinase produces MEQTLSIIKPDAVAKNVVGKILDRFETAGLRIAATKKMQLSQADAEAFYAVHAARPFFKDLVEFMISGPVVVTVLEGVNAMAINRELMGATNPKEAAAGTIRADFAESIDANAVHGSDSLENAANEINFFFAQKEIC; encoded by the coding sequence ATGGAACAAACATTATCAATCATCAAACCAGACGCTGTAGCAAAAAATGTAGTTGGAAAAATCTTAGACAGATTTGAAACAGCTGGATTAAGAATTGCAGCTACTAAAAAAATGCAATTAAGCCAAGCTGACGCTGAAGCTTTTTATGCAGTTCATGCAGCAAGACCTTTCTTCAAAGACTTAGTTGAGTTCATGATTTCAGGACCAGTTGTAGTTACAGTATTAGAAGGTGTTAATGCAATGGCTATTAACAGAGAATTAATGGGTGCTACTAATCCTAAAGAAGCAGCAGCTGGAACAATTAGAGCAGATTTTGCAGAATCAATTGATGCAAATGCAGTTCATGGTTCAGATTCATTAGAAAATGCAGCAAATGAGATCAATTTCTTCTTTGCACAAAAAGAAATTTGTTAA
- a CDS encoding aspartate carbamoyltransferase catalytic subunit, with the protein MQHLIRTSDFSKDEILGLFDDAREFLKFEPNEILKGKIIVTLFFENSTRTRSSFEIAAKRLGAEVVSLDVSTSSASKGETIFDTVANINAMKPDAIIIRHSECGLPESLAGYVDCPIINAGDGKHAHPTQALLDLFTIYEHFNGNTEGKKVAIVGDVRTSRVAGSNRRLLPRFGMDVSFISPECFRYDGDEFKTYIHISDVIDDLDVIMSLRTQLERHSEIYFESLNEYAKDYCITNEVVGDRDILLLHPGPVNRNVDISDDMLKDPRCKVLTQVTNGVAIRAAVLKKLILA; encoded by the coding sequence ATGCAGCACTTAATTAGAACTTCGGATTTTTCAAAAGATGAGATTTTAGGCTTATTTGATGACGCTAGAGAATTTTTAAAATTTGAACCAAATGAAATTTTAAAAGGGAAAATAATAGTTACACTATTTTTTGAAAATTCTACAAGAACAAGAAGTTCATTTGAAATTGCAGCTAAAAGATTAGGTGCTGAGGTTGTATCTTTAGATGTTAGCACATCATCTGCATCAAAGGGTGAAACTATATTTGATACAGTTGCAAATATAAATGCAATGAAACCTGATGCAATCATTATCAGACACTCAGAGTGTGGTTTACCTGAATCACTTGCTGGATATGTTGATTGTCCTATTATTAATGCAGGCGATGGTAAACATGCCCATCCTACACAAGCTTTACTTGATTTATTTACTATATATGAACATTTTAATGGAAACACTGAAGGTAAAAAAGTGGCAATCGTGGGAGACGTAAGAACTTCAAGAGTTGCTGGATCTAATAGAAGATTATTACCAAGATTTGGAATGGATGTTAGTTTTATTTCACCTGAGTGTTTTAGATATGATGGAGACGAATTTAAAACTTATATCCATATTTCAGATGTTATTGATGACCTTGATGTAATTATGAGTTTAAGAACACAACTTGAAAGACATTCAGAAATTTATTTTGAGTCTTTAAATGAATATGCAAAAGATTATTGTATAACAAATGAAGTAGTAGGAGATAGAGATATCTTATTATTACATCCAGGTCCTGTAAATAGAAATGTTGATATTAGTGATGACATGTTAAAAGACCCAAGATGTAAAGTATTAACACAAGTTACAAATGGTGTTGCTATTAGAGCTGCTGTTTTAAAGAAATTAATATTAGCTTAG
- a CDS encoding branched-chain amino acid transporter permease has product MSNYEIYIAIAIMTVVNYFTRVFPFLFFRKNDLPSYILFIEKYFPSVIMTILIFYTLKEINFSLVPYGMKELGSIVFTALLHLIFKNYLVSIFIGTLFYMGLVQYL; this is encoded by the coding sequence ATGAGTAATTATGAAATATACATAGCTATTGCTATTATGACTGTTGTTAATTATTTTACAAGAGTTTTTCCTTTTTTATTCTTTAGAAAAAATGATTTGCCTTCTTATATCTTATTTATAGAAAAGTATTTTCCATCAGTTATTATGACTATATTGATTTTTTATACATTAAAAGAGATCAATTTTTCTTTAGTTCCCTATGGTATGAAAGAGCTAGGTAGTATTGTTTTTACAGCACTTTTACATTTAATTTTTAAGAATTATTTAGTATCTATTTTTATAGGAACACTTTTTTATATGGGATTAGTTCAGTATTTGTAA
- a CDS encoding aminotransferase class IV: MEEIKYFETIKCDDYEIFNLDYHNKRIANTIGLNIKLQEYVYPASSDLLRCKVIYNNDEILDVEYFTYKKREIKSFKLINDDKISYSKKYLNRDALDKLFEKRDACDEVIIIKNNIVTDTSIANIAIYYENTWITSKNCLLKGTTRDRLINDKILIEKDITVEMLKEATKIALMNAMIDFDIKEDYSLKT; this comes from the coding sequence ATGGAAGAAATAAAATACTTTGAAACTATCAAATGTGATGATTATGAGATTTTTAATTTAGATTATCATAATAAAAGAATTGCAAATACAATAGGACTAAATATAAAATTACAAGAGTATGTTTATCCAGCTAGTTCAGATTTACTAAGATGTAAAGTCATATATAATAATGATGAAATACTAGATGTAGAATATTTTACTTATAAAAAAAGAGAAATAAAGTCTTTTAAACTAATTAACGATGACAAAATAAGCTATTCAAAAAAATATTTAAATAGGGATGCTTTAGATAAATTATTTGAAAAAAGAGATGCTTGTGATGAGGTTATAATTATAAAAAACAATATTGTCACAGATACAAGTATTGCAAATATTGCTATTTATTATGAAAATACTTGGATAACGTCTAAAAATTGCTTATTAAAAGGTACAACTAGAGATAGATTAATAAATGACAAAATTTTGATTGAAAAAGATATCACTGTTGAAATGTTAAAAGAAGCAACAAAAATAGCACTTATGAATGCTATGATTGATTTTGATATTAAAGAGGATTATTCACTTAAAACATAA
- a CDS encoding fatty acid cis/trans isomerase has protein sequence MKIQLIIITIFAFIFTACSVKPLDPVKFDTVEKHISFTQDIKPILDNRCVSCHSCYNSPCQLKLSSFEGLERGASKKDIYANRISADSPTRLFIDAVNEKQWREKGFFSMVDSLENSNESIMMQYLFQKDTNPQIIGEYSPETDELTCVKDKDELATFFEENPHKGMPYGFPALKKHEYNLLMTWLKQGAVDDTIKNTKTTFEQNEIKKFEDFLNNQEIKHKISARYIYEHLFLAHITFDDESGNFFELIRSTTPTGYLPEVIATRFPYDEVKEPFYYRFRKIESTIVHKTHMVYKLNDEKLKRYHELFINTPWDQKPFLPSYEVGISANPLKTFEQIPSKSRYQFLLDDVHYIIMTFIRGPVCKGQIALNVIQDHFWVMFMDPNYDLSLQDKYFLHDNIPNLSIPNEYGEDPSLFKTFKVLDNYELSKKYHTNKAKIYNSYYPDGLSINSIWKGNQKEENDSILTIYRHFDSASVHKGAYGDTPKTLWVIDYPLLERIYYSLVAGFDVFGNTAHQLLVRTHMDRLRIEGESNFLEYLPRSSRVNYFNSWYEGWLAQYLSVYVPTSSNVNIKYTSTEYKKEFVDKIFQYANVKKDPINFIDSNYTASPIKDTYNDKKDIEETLKTLTLPNSSEIIKKFTDSKSNLAYIRIQMNSGENLIYTLVINRWHKNVALLFNEDARLDSTKDRINFVKGFIGSYPNVFVNVKQDDLSEFFSLLQNYKDIPRDNIKVQKFAVNRANPDFWEVFDWFDKEFKKQDPLNYGLFDLNRYISRARNQ, from the coding sequence ATGAAAATTCAACTCATTATCATCACCATTTTTGCTTTTATATTTACAGCATGTTCAGTTAAACCACTTGATCCTGTAAAATTTGATACAGTAGAAAAACACATATCTTTTACACAAGATATAAAACCTATATTAGACAATAGATGTGTTTCTTGTCACTCTTGTTATAACTCACCTTGCCAATTGAAACTATCTTCTTTTGAAGGATTAGAAAGGGGAGCTTCAAAAAAAGATATCTATGCAAATAGAATAAGTGCAGATAGTCCAACTAGACTTTTTATTGATGCTGTTAATGAAAAACAATGGAGAGAAAAAGGATTTTTCTCAATGGTAGATAGTTTAGAAAATTCAAATGAATCTATAATGATGCAATACCTTTTTCAAAAAGATACAAACCCACAGATTATAGGAGAGTATTCACCTGAAACAGATGAATTAACTTGCGTTAAAGATAAAGATGAATTAGCAACTTTTTTTGAAGAAAACCCTCATAAAGGTATGCCTTATGGATTTCCAGCGCTAAAAAAACATGAATACAATCTTTTAATGACATGGCTAAAACAAGGTGCTGTTGATGACACTATTAAAAATACAAAAACAACTTTTGAACAAAATGAAATAAAAAAGTTTGAAGATTTTCTAAATAATCAAGAAATAAAACATAAAATAAGTGCAAGATATATTTATGAACATCTTTTTCTAGCTCATATTACTTTTGATGATGAAAGTGGAAATTTCTTTGAATTAATTCGTTCAACTACACCAACAGGATATCTACCTGAAGTAATTGCAACTAGATTTCCATATGATGAAGTTAAAGAACCATTTTATTATAGATTTAGAAAAATAGAATCAACCATTGTTCATAAAACACATATGGTTTATAAATTAAATGATGAAAAATTAAAAAGATATCATGAATTATTTATAAATACACCATGGGATCAAAAACCATTTTTACCATCTTATGAAGTTGGAATTTCTGCAAATCCTTTAAAGACTTTTGAACAAATACCTTCAAAAAGTAGATATCAATTTTTACTTGATGATGTTCATTATATAATTATGACATTTATTAGAGGCCCTGTTTGTAAAGGACAAATTGCTTTAAATGTAATTCAAGACCATTTTTGGGTAATGTTTATGGATCCAAACTATGATTTATCACTTCAAGATAAATATTTCTTACATGATAATATTCCTAATCTTTCTATACCAAATGAATATGGAGAAGATCCTAGTTTATTCAAAACTTTTAAAGTTTTAGATAACTATGAATTATCAAAAAAATATCATACAAATAAAGCAAAAATCTATAACAGTTATTATCCAGATGGCTTATCAATAAATAGTATTTGGAAAGGGAATCAAAAAGAAGAAAATGATTCTATTTTAACAATTTATAGACATTTTGATTCAGCATCAGTTCATAAAGGTGCATATGGAGATACACCAAAAACTTTATGGGTAATTGATTATCCTTTACTTGAGCGAATTTATTATTCATTGGTTGCAGGTTTTGATGTATTTGGAAATACTGCTCATCAATTACTTGTACGAACACATATGGATCGATTAAGAATTGAAGGGGAAAGTAATTTTTTAGAGTACTTACCAAGAAGTTCTAGAGTAAATTATTTTAATTCTTGGTATGAAGGTTGGTTAGCTCAATATTTAAGTGTATATGTACCTACTAGTAGTAATGTAAATATAAAATACACATCAACAGAATATAAAAAAGAGTTTGTTGATAAAATTTTTCAATACGCTAATGTAAAAAAAGATCCTATAAATTTTATCGACAGTAATTACACAGCAAGTCCAATAAAAGATACATATAATGATAAAAAAGATATTGAAGAAACTTTAAAAACTTTGACACTTCCTAATAGTTCAGAAATTATAAAAAAGTTTACAGATAGCAAATCAAATTTAGCCTATATAAGAATTCAAATGAACTCAGGAGAAAATCTAATTTATACTCTTGTTATAAATAGATGGCACAAAAATGTAGCGCTTCTTTTTAATGAAGACGCAAGGCTTGATTCAACAAAAGATAGAATAAATTTTGTAAAAGGATTTATTGGTTCATATCCAAATGTTTTTGTTAATGTAAAACAAGATGATTTAAGTGAATTCTTTAGTCTATTGCAAAATTATAAAGATATTCCAAGAGACAATATAAAAGTGCAGAAATTTGCAGTTAATAGAGCAAATCCTGACTTTTGGGAAGTGTTTGATTGGTTTGATAAAGAGTTTAAAAAACAAGATCCTCTAAATTATGGATTATTTGATTTAA
- the plsX gene encoding phosphate acyltransferase PlsX, with translation MLKIAIDAMGGDFGPEPIIEGLVTALKKNNNFSAIAVGKKSEILPLLPQNLLSRIEILDTDDVISMSDSATDALKRKESTIYKAIELVREGKAGAVVSAGHSGASMSLATLRIGRIKGVSRPAIATLMPTSENQNTLVLDVGANVDSDAKNLFQFAIMGQVYAQYVLRLDEPIVGLLSNGEEDSKGNEVTKEAYKLLAKIPNFAGNVEGSDIFKGTVDVVVCDGFVGNILLKTAEGVADTIGKIIKKNLKRSLISIAGAVLMRKVFKNLKVRVDYAEYGGAPLLGVKAPVIIAHGKSNPKAIQNAIFQAINAASSNLDSIIEQRLVKYSTEQEIN, from the coding sequence ATGCTAAAAATTGCAATAGATGCTATGGGTGGGGACTTCGGTCCTGAACCTATAATTGAGGGCTTAGTAACAGCGCTTAAAAAAAACAATAACTTCTCTGCGATTGCAGTTGGTAAAAAAAGTGAAATTTTACCATTACTTCCACAAAACCTTTTATCAAGAATTGAAATATTAGATACAGATGATGTAATTAGTATGAGTGATTCTGCAACAGATGCACTTAAAAGAAAAGAATCAACTATTTATAAAGCTATAGAATTAGTAAGAGAAGGAAAAGCTGGTGCTGTAGTATCCGCTGGTCATTCTGGAGCTTCTATGTCATTAGCAACATTAAGAATAGGAAGAATCAAAGGCGTAAGTAGACCTGCGATTGCAACATTAATGCCTACAAGTGAAAACCAAAATACTTTAGTATTGGATGTTGGAGCGAATGTAGATAGTGATGCAAAAAACTTATTTCAATTTGCAATTATGGGTCAAGTGTATGCGCAATATGTGCTTAGACTTGATGAACCAATAGTTGGATTATTAAGTAATGGGGAAGAAGATAGTAAAGGTAATGAAGTTACTAAAGAAGCATATAAACTATTAGCAAAAATTCCAAATTTCGCAGGAAATGTTGAAGGTAGTGATATCTTCAAAGGAACAGTTGATGTTGTAGTTTGTGATGGTTTTGTTGGTAATATTTTACTTAAAACTGCCGAAGGTGTTGCAGACACAATCGGTAAAATTATTAAGAAAAATTTAAAAAGATCTCTAATCTCAATTGCTGGTGCAGTTCTTATGAGAAAAGTTTTCAAAAACTTAAAAGTAAGAGTTGATTATGCTGAATATGGAGGAGCTCCACTTTTAGGAGTTAAAGCTCCTGTTATCATTGCCCATGGAAAATCTAATCCAAAAGCAATACAAAATGCTATATTTCAAGCTATAAATGCAGCAAGTTCAAATTTAGATAGTATAATTGAACAAAGATTAGTAAAATATAGTACTGAACAAGAAATTAATTAA
- a CDS encoding NADH-quinone oxidoreductase subunit I: MAVRITDICISCDACLDECPVEAIVDNDENPTGEDVYYVHADKCVECVGHNDAPACADACPTEGCIVWDEVGSSAVEREDRGTVGSPVVED; encoded by the coding sequence ATGGCAGTTAGAATTACTGATATTTGTATTAGTTGTGATGCTTGTTTAGATGAGTGTCCAGTAGAAGCGATTGTAGATAATGATGAGAATCCAACTGGTGAAGATGTTTATTATGTTCATGCAGACAAATGTGTTGAGTGTGTAGGTCATAATGACGCACCTGCATGTGCTGATGCATGTCCAACTGAAGGTTGTATAGTATGGGACGAAGTTGGTTCTAGTGCAGTTGAAAGAGAAGACAGAGGAACTGTTGGTTCTCCTGTAGTTGAAGATTAA
- a CDS encoding AzlC family ABC transporter permease — protein sequence MKYNNELKKAFQVSIPVMMGYSVLGFAFGLLLVSFEYSWYLAPLMSLFIYAGALQFVAISFFNVKAGMIDIAIASWFINIRQSFYGLSLLKRFKDTGKFKTYLIFGLTDETYALLTTIKDDESLNKRWYYFFLTALNQSYWFIGSTLGAIIGSNIKFNTVGLEFSLTALFVVLCIEQYKNLRNFVPFLIGTIASVFSLIFIPSDKMLIVSIMIALVLMFTFKNRVGNE from the coding sequence TTGAAATATAATAATGAATTAAAAAAAGCATTTCAGGTTTCTATACCTGTAATGATGGGTTATTCTGTTTTGGGCTTTGCCTTTGGCTTACTATTAGTTTCTTTTGAATACTCATGGTACTTAGCTCCTCTAATGTCATTATTTATATATGCAGGTGCCTTACAATTTGTTGCAATAAGCTTTTTTAATGTAAAAGCTGGAATGATTGATATAGCTATTGCTTCTTGGTTTATAAATATTAGACAATCTTTTTATGGTTTGTCTTTACTTAAAAGATTTAAAGATACAGGTAAATTTAAAACATATTTAATATTTGGTTTAACAGATGAAACATACGCTCTTTTAACAACAATAAAAGATGATGAATCACTAAATAAAAGATGGTACTATTTTTTTCTTACAGCTCTTAATCAATCTTATTGGTTTATAGGATCAACTTTAGGAGCAATAATAGGATCAAATATAAAATTTAACACAGTAGGTTTAGAATTCTCCCTAACAGCACTTTTTGTTGTTCTTTGTATTGAACAATATAAAAATTTAAGAAATTTTGTTCCTTTTTTAATAGGAACAATTGCTTCTGTGTTTTCATTAATATTTATTCCAAGTGATAAAATGCTTATAGTGTCAATTATGATTGCTTTAGTTCTAATGTTTACTTTTAAAAATAGAGTTGGAAATGAGTAA
- a CDS encoding transglutaminase-like cysteine peptidase, with protein MKQLIFLILILLNYAFAYEFKLNEKDINYINNSTKKSFILNRIDKYQTLKIKVKDYELIRKLSHVNSFINRILPAHDISTSSSIDYWSTPKEFLLQGHGDCEDYAIAKYFTLLELNIPKEKLYFGVVDIKGERNSHMVLLYLDNKNSTPLVLDNLSFKVIPLTKRKKLIPKFAFNENDSYKFTQNRFTEKIKINWGKEDRWNKLLNKVYVLSE; from the coding sequence ATGAAACAACTTATTTTCCTTATCCTTATCTTATTAAATTATGCCTTTGCATATGAATTCAAGTTAAATGAAAAAGATATTAACTATATTAATAATTCTACAAAAAAATCTTTTATTCTAAATAGAATAGATAAATATCAAACACTAAAAATAAAAGTAAAAGATTATGAGCTTATAAGAAAATTATCCCATGTGAATTCATTTATAAATAGAATTTTACCAGCTCATGATATTTCAACTTCTTCTTCTATTGATTACTGGTCAACACCAAAAGAGTTCTTACTTCAAGGCCATGGAGATTGTGAAGATTATGCAATAGCAAAATATTTTACACTACTAGAACTCAACATTCCAAAAGAAAAGCTTTACTTTGGGGTTGTGGATATAAAAGGTGAGAGAAATTCACATATGGTTCTTTTATATTTAGATAATAAAAACTCTACTCCTTTAGTATTAGACAATCTAAGTTTTAAAGTGATTCCTCTTACAAAAAGAAAAAAACTAATACCTAAATTTGCTTTTAATGAAAATGATTCTTATAAATTCACACAAAATAGATTTACCGAAAAGATAAAAATAAATTGGGGAAAAGAAGATAGGTGGAATAAACTTCTAAATAAAGTTTATGTTTTAAGTGAATAA